From the Quercus lobata isolate SW786 chromosome 6, ValleyOak3.0 Primary Assembly, whole genome shotgun sequence genome, one window contains:
- the LOC115994788 gene encoding translocase of chloroplast 159, chloroplastic encodes MCGSTLHTKSNPNRTVQLKFSTPLPSSSLAPKQKKKTLKDKRVILLELLLLWLLCVCSFLGFGKQNRWELKNSKAMDSKVYVPLSTTQAVPVPRNRAFSSSSSLSKGSQSLPIRAPPTLDSDSDSESIGPNKTLSLSSSISSTSGGYNGYESEEQFLTGEEFESASERPSVADPDEETLEKSESFDFSGPFVRDSDGKSLENSIEYEGESDEIVEPVLVDNRVMPKARLSMDDDDDDIDVEEEEEMVNAVDEDGGASGPVRVPRIEELEKFDSALRIKALGVEEDELVEWRDSFTSKQSEPAIEVKVVEGAVLDGFVGVQNGVLGVGEEKALVVEEPGEASILAEVIEDKGPGVTEAAYVDTLMPNGEDVMEKNLRLDEDFKFYGEEMANGEDVMEKNLRLDEDVKFYGEEMENGEDVMEKNLRLDEDVKYYGEEKGVDNEGLELNGANGGEQEIVGLSENGAEESSGMVEKTSITVNETDIVSSDTEDCIDSTQLEKQIAVTNGFAETKECNLLESNFSEREVDASGSFTLYEGSDNENGMDLDEEVDSDREGERNQLFNSAALDALLKAVSGAGSEESPAGLGSSFHSLRPAPNPNRLNVFSSDLRVEDESEDSLSEEEKKKIEKIQLVRVKFLRLVRRLGISPEDTGVSKVLHRLAPVAGRHFSQTFSLELAAKRLAMQLEAEGKDDLDFSLNILVLGKTGVGKSATINSIFGMEKAMIGAFEPVTTTVKEIVGTIGGVKIRFLDTPGLRSSVMEQSINRKILASVKKFLKKFPPDIVLYVDRLDTRTENLNDLPLLRLITGSLSASIWVNAVIALTHAASAPPDGPLGSPLSYDNFVSRRSYVIQQCISEAVGDMRLMQPSLMHPLSLVENHPLCQTNNYGERVLPSGLAWRPHLLLMFYSIKILSQAIPLLTPQKYVDNRKLFGFGVRSPPLTYFLASLLQSHAHPKLSGDQGGGSDTVDSDIGNLSDSEEEEEDEYDQLPPFRPLKKSQIAKLSKEQRKAYFEEYDYRVKLLQKKQLKRMREMKKKGKDGGNDYARMEEDADQEDTSPADVPVPLPDMTLPHSFDGDNPTFRYRHLEPTSQFLVRAIPGTHGWDHDFGYDALMLERSLAISGRFPADFEVQIMKDKKQFSMYLNSLVAMKHGENGSTMAGFNIQNVGGQLAYILRGETKVKNSNINKATAGVTLTFLDGNVATGLKIEDQIAIGKRLVLAGSTGVVRSQGETAYGANLEVRLKEADFPIGQDQSTLGLSLVRWRGDMSLMANLQSQFFIGRSSQMAIHVGLNDKQSGQITVRISSSEQLQIALFGILPIAVSIFRSICPGFGAKNSS; translated from the coding sequence ATGTGTGGCTCAACTCTCCACACCAAATCTAATCCCAACCGAACAGTCCAACTCAAGTTCTCAACCCCACTTCCAAGTTCTAGTCTagcaccaaaacaaaaaaaaaaaaccctaaaagacaaaagagttaTATTGTTGGAACTTCTGTTGCTTTGGCTTCTGTGTGTGTGttcctttttgggttttggaaaaCAGAACCGCTGGGAACTGAAAAACTCAAAAGCTATGGACTCAAAGGTTTATGTCCCTCTCTCTACAACACAAGCGGTCCCAGTACCACGTAATCGTGCTTTTTCCAGCTCATCTTCACTTTCGAAAGGTTCTCAGTCTCTCCCTATCCGAGCACCCCCTACCCTtgattctgattctgattctgaATCCATTGGTCCCAACAAAACTTTAAGTCTCAGTAGTAGTATTAGTAGTACTAGTGGTGGTTACAATGGGTATGAGTCTGAGGAACAATTTTTAACTGGGGAGGAGTTTGAGTCTGCTTCAGAGAGGCCGTCGGTGGCAGACCCAGATGAGGAAACTCTAGAAAAGAGtgaaagttttgatttttctggACCTTTTGTGAGAGACTCAGATGGGAAGAGCTTAGAAAATAGTATAGAATATGAGGGAGAGAGTGATGAAATTGTTGAGCCAGTTTTGGTTGATAACCGGGTTATGCCTAAAGCCAGGTTGTctatggatgatgatgatgatgatattgatgttgaggaggaggaggagatggTGAACGCAGTCGATGAAGATGGTGGGGCTTCAGGTCCAGTGAGGGTTCCAAGGATTGAGGAATTAGAGAAGTTTGATAGTGCACTTAGAATTAAGGCATTGGGTGTTGAAGAGGATGAGTTGGTGGAGTGGAGGGATTCTTTTACTTCTAAACAATCTGAGCCTGCAATAGAGGTGAAGGTTGTGGAAGGTGCGGTTTTGGATGGATTTGTTGGGGTGCAAAATGGGGTTCTTGGTGTTGGAGAAGAGAAGGCGTTGGTTGTGGAGGAGCCTGGTGAGGCTTCTATATTGGCTGAAGTGATTGAAGATAAGGGTCCTGGTGTCACCGAGGCGGCTTATGTTGATACTTTGATGCCGAATGGGGAAGATGTTATGGAGAAAAATCTGAGGCTGGATGAGGATTTTAAGTTTTATGGTGAAGAAATGGCGAATGGGGAAGATGTTATGGAGAAAAATCTGAGGCTAGATGAGGATGTTAAGTTTTATGGTGAAGAAATGGAGAATGGGGAAGATGTTATGGAGAAAAATCTGAGGTTGGATGAGGATGTTAAGTATTATGGTGAAGAAAAAGGAGTAGACAATGAAGGTCTTGAATTAAATGGCGCAAATGGAGGGGAGCAAGAAATTGTGGGACTAAGTGAGAATGGTGCTGAAGAATCCAGTGGAATGGTGGAAAAAACTTCTATTACGGTTAATGAAACTGACATAGTAAGCTCAGATACTGAAGATTGTATTGATTCCACACAGTTAGAGAAACAGATAGCTGTAACAAACGGTTTTGCTGAGACCAAGGAATGCAATCTCTTAGAGTCAAATTTTTCTGAAAGGGAAGTTGATGCTAGTGGAAGTTTTACTCTGTATGAAGGAAGTGACAATGAGAATGGAATGGACTTGGATGAAGAAGTGGACTCAGATAGGGAGGGTGAAAGAAATCAACTATTTAATTCTGCTGCATTGGACGCTCTTCTGAAAGCAGTATCTGGTGCTGGCTCAGAGGAGAGTCCTGCTGGTTTAGGTTCCTCATTCCATTCTCTACGACCTGCTCCAAATCCAAATCGCCTCAATGTTTTTTCTTCAGACCTTCGAGTTGAGGATGAATCTGAGGACAGCCTAAGtgaagaggaaaagaaaaaaattgagaagataCAACTCGTAAGAGTGAAATTCTTGAGGCTTGTACGAAGGCTAGGCATTTCTCCTGAAGATACcggagtttcaaaagttttacATAGGTTGGCCCCTGTAGCTGGCAGGCACTTTAGTCAGACTTTCAGCCTTGAATTAGCAGCAAAGAGGTTGGCTATGCAACTTGAAGCAGAGGGGAAAGATGATCTAGACTtctcattaaatattttggTTCTTGGCAAAACTGGTGTGGGGAAAAGTGCAACTATTAATTCCATTTTTGGTATGGAAAAGGCAATGATTGGTGCGTTTGAACCTGTCACAACAACTGTGAAAGAGATTGTTGGAACAATAGGTGGTGTCAAGATAAGATTCCTTGACACACCGGGGCTTAGGTCTTCTGTGATGGAACAATCTATCAACCGGAAAATATTAGCATCTGTAAAGAAGTTTTTGAAGAAGTTCCCTCCAGATATTGTCCTCTACGTTGATCGTTTAGACACTCGAACTGAAAATCTCAATGATTTGCCATTGTTAAGGTTGATAACTGGTTCTCTCAGCGCATCAATATGGGTAAATGCTGTTATCGCTTTGACCCATGCTGCTTCTGCTCCCCCAGATGGACCATTGGGATCACCTCTAAGCTATGACAATTTTGTCTCTCGCCGATCCTATGTTATTCAGCAGTGTATCAGTGAAGCAGTTGGTGATATGCGCCTGATGCAACCAAGTCTCATGCATCCATTGTCCCTAGTTGAGAACCATCCATTGTGTCAAACAAACAACTATGGAGAAAGAGTGCTTCCCAGTGGACTTGCTTGGAGACCCCACTTATTGCTTATGTTTTACTCAATAAAGATCTTATCTCAAGCAATTCCTTTATTAACACCTCAGAAATATGTTGACAACAGAAAgctttttgggtttggggtaCGGTCCCCACCTCTAACCTACTTCTTGGCTTCTCTCCTGCAGTCACACGCCCATCCAAAACTCTCTGGTGATCAAGGAGGTGGTAGTGATACTGTTGACTCAGATATTGGGAATTTATCAGAttctgaggaagaagaagaggatgagTATGACCAACTTCCACCATTTAGACCTCTGAAGAAATCTCAGATTGCCAAACTCAGCAAGGAGCAAAGAAAAGCTTATTTTGAGGAGTATGATTATCGTGTGAAGCTCCTTCAAAAGAAACAGTTGAAAAGGATgagagagatgaagaagaaaggCAAAGATGGCGGCAATGATTATGCTCGCATGGAGGAAGATGCGGACCAGGAGGATACAAGTCCAGCGGATGTGCCAGTTCCTTTACCTGACATGACCCTCCCACATTCCTTTGACGGAGATAATCCTACATTCAGATATCGTCATTTGGAGCCCACATCTCAGTTTCTTGTGAGGGCAATTCCAGGCACTCATGGCTGGGACCATGATTTTGGGTATGATGCTTTAATGCTTGAAAGGAGTCTTGCTATTTCTGGTAGATTTCCTGCTGATTTTGAAGTTCAAATAATGAAGGATAAAAAACAGTTTAGCATGTACTTAAATTCCTTAGTTGCCATGAAGCATGGGGAGAATGGATCAACCATGGCAGGGTTCAATATTCAAAACGTTGGAGGGCAGCTTGCTTACATCCTAAGAGGAGAAACCAAAGTAAAAAattccaatataaataaagcaACTGCTGGAGTAACTCTTACTTTCTTAGATGGAAATGTGGCCACTGGACTCAAGATTGAGGATCAGATTGCTATTGGAAAGCGCTTGGTTTTGGCAGGAAGTACTGGAGTTGTCAGATCTCAAGGTGAAACAGCTTATGGAGCAAACTTGGAAGTGCGCCTCAAGGAGGCGGATTTCCCTATTGGGCAGGACCAATCCACCTTAGGTCTTTCTCTCGTGAGATGGAGAGGTGACATGTCTCTCATGGCCAATCTACAGTCCCAGTTTTTCATTGGACGGAGTTCTCAAATGGCTATACACGTTGGATTGAATGACAAGCAAAGTGGGCAGATCACTGTCAGGATAAGCAGCTCAGAGCAACTCCAAATTGCACTCTTTGGCATCCTTCCAATTGCAGTCTCCATCTTTAGGAGCATTTGTCCTGGGTTTGGTGCAAAAAACTCATCATAG
- the LOC115949780 gene encoding uncharacterized protein LOC115949780, producing the protein MILIRPVFVEMDDAKRRAMIKSLAVEQKKTGEVVIPKVPGSSAKRKQPPKSDRPYKQPKVSLEPVVGLMAEGVKTVTQAKHGTGKGLMRAPPVNEEKPPSLLRDDSKYALEKLKSIISAEDYEDLGNHSTEAMGETGLFAVGQSLVMMKGLMDRCLNREAALERIRTKAERTEEELSQLYKWKSTMEQKFELSEQTRKEFEQRTEEAGKALKGKDEEVKELKKKLRQAGEDAVTEYRNSLDLLKELGGSFLQGFDDALRQIKKTYPDLDVSMITVNDQDQTSALPVASENTEDLFGEDAVQGEGESAPSKDVPAEEPKKVD; encoded by the exons ATGATCTTAATCCGTCCTGTATTTGTAGAAATGGACGACGCTAAGAGAAGGGCAATGATAAAATCACtagccgtcgagcaaaagaagacgggtgaaGTTGTCATTCCTAAGGTGCCGGGGTCGTCGGCTAAGAGGAAGCAGCCGCCAAAGTCTGACCGTCCATACAAGCAACCGAAAGTTTCATTGGAGCCCGTGgtgggcttgatggctgagggcGTTAAGACCGTCACCCAAGCCAAACATGGAACCGGCAAGGGCCTAATGCGTGCCCCTCCCGTCAACGAGGAGAAACCTCCTTCCCTTCTCCGTGACGATTCGAAGTATGCCTTGGAGAAACTCAAGTCAATAATTTCGGCAGAGGACTACGAGGATCTGGGGAATCATTCGACGGAagcaatgggggagacgggttTATTCGCCGTTGGGCag TCCTTGGTcatgatgaagggcttgatggatcgctgcctcaaccgtgaagcggctctTGAACGTATACGGACAAAGGCTGAGCGGACGGAGGAGGAGCTTAGTCAACTGTACAAGTGGAAGTCCACAATGGAGCAGAAGTTTGAACTGTCTGAGCAGACCAGAAAAGAGTTCGAACAGAGGACGGAAgaagctgggaaggccttgaaggGTAAAGACGAGGAGGTGAAAGAGTTAAAGAAGAAACTCCGTCAAGCCGGAGAGGATGCCGTCACCGAGTATCGCAACTCTTTGGATTTATTGAAGGAGCTGGGGGGttcgttccttcaaggctttgacGATGCCCTCCGTCAGATAAAGAAGACCTACCCGGATCTTGACGTGTCCATGATAACCGTCAATGACCAAGATCAGACATCCGCTCTGCCCGTCGCTTCAGAAAACACGGAAGACCTGTTTGGTGAAGATGCTGTTCAGGGCGAAGGAGAGTCTGCTCCGTCGAAGGACGTTCCAGCTGAAGAGCCGAAAAAAGTAGATTAA